The Staphylococcus saprophyticus subsp. saprophyticus ATCC 15305 = NCTC 7292 genome contains the following window.
CCGAAGGGCTCCCTGTATTTTCATTTAATTTAATCAATTTAATAAAATTGTATTTAGCCACAAATTCTTCTATTATTTCTAAAGACTGATCACTAGAACAATCATCTACAAAAATTGCTTCAATGGCTTCTTTATTTATATTTAAATTATTAATAGACTCTACACATGATTCTAAAAATAACTCTTTGTTGTATACAGGTACTATGATAGATAGCAATTTCTTCATTGCATGAATCCCCTTTTAAATAAATTCTGTTTGATACTTATATATGTTAATGCTAAATGTTTTCTAACACTTTTATAATCTAAGTTGTAGATATAATTGAATACTTAAAAATTAATTTTTGAGAAAGTCTTATCTTACGTTAACATACAATAACCATATACTACACATATAATCATTAAATATATTATAGGAATATATTTAATAGAAAAATCAATATTTCAACCTTCTAAGTATAAGATGAAAAATCTCGAATTTTAATCATATTGCGTCATATAAATTAACAATTCCTCGAAAAATTTCGAATTTGCTTTTGACCCTTCAATACAAATACATGTTTATGGTTACTTTGCATTTTAATTTTTTCTAGCACTTGCGGTTTTCTATCAATTGGATAGCGCCAAATATATTTTAAGAATGTGAAAGTTAACCTTTCTTCACAACTTTCTCTCATATCTATACGTGTTTTTCCTATATTTGCAATATATCTTTTAAACACTCTGTAAAAACAAACGACTCTAGGTAAATCTATAAAATGATTGTATCTGCTTCATTAATTTTTTCATCAAATAGCGATGAATCATTGCCATCAATTATCCATTTATTATTTTGAATCAATTGCTTATGTATCTTAATTTGTTCGTCATAACGCATCATCTGCCAATTTGGTTTCCAAAAATACATATCTAAATGATAAACAGGGACTTTAAGTATCTTTGATAATTGACGTGAAAATGTTGATTTTCCTGATCCAGAAGACCCAACAACCATTACCTTATCCATCGTTCTACCTCCATTTAACTATGTTGAAAGTTATAGACATTATGATATGAGTGGTAAGTAACGTTAAGCATATACGATTAAGCATATATTG
Protein-coding sequences here:
- a CDS encoding adenylate kinase, encoding MDKVMVVGSSGSGKSTFSRQLSKILKVPVYHLDMYFWKPNWQMMRYDEQIKIHKQLIQNNKWIIDGNDSSLFDEKINEADTIIL